One segment of Pontibacter akesuensis DNA contains the following:
- a CDS encoding alpha/beta hydrolase family protein has protein sequence MKKAFYLLFALAVSSASAQQPTNSTTKQLPQVVNFTAQQDHQHMMQQLGIKALRPGPSGDESAPNAANYDEALANPYPNLPEVLTLSNGKKVKTPAVWWNKRRPELVEAFEREIYGRVPKNAPKVTWKTVIAEKEYVGWVPVNAKQLVGHVDNSAYPLLDVKIAMTVVTPANAKGPVPVLMMFGPSALPAPAQPPKESLEQINAALKKLLILQDPSLKEVFEQYPAYNPIASQVPAFGPPPAGDPPTTHQLLRAGWGYALIEPGSIQADNGAGLTKGIIGLVNKGQPRSPEDWGALRAWAWGASRGLDYLETDPAVDASRVGIEGVSRFGKAALVAMAFDQRFYMALIGSSGEGGAKLHRRNFGEAVESLTSSAEYHWMAGNFLKYGASDATFGSKNAGDLPVDAHQLIALCAPRLTFISYGIPEKGDAKWLDQQGSYMATVAAGPVFNLLGAKDLGVGHDYKTAKMPGVNVSLLDGALAWRQHDGGHTDAPNIKYFIQWADSWMKQSRTSGSKR, from the coding sequence GCTGTTTCGTCTGCTTCGGCACAACAGCCTACCAACAGTACAACAAAACAGCTTCCGCAGGTGGTTAATTTTACCGCTCAGCAGGATCATCAGCATATGATGCAGCAACTTGGCATCAAAGCCTTACGGCCCGGACCCAGTGGCGACGAGTCGGCCCCAAACGCTGCGAACTACGACGAGGCACTTGCGAATCCTTACCCGAACCTGCCTGAGGTGCTGACCCTCAGCAACGGGAAAAAGGTAAAGACGCCAGCCGTGTGGTGGAACAAGCGGCGGCCGGAGTTAGTGGAGGCTTTTGAGCGGGAAATCTATGGCCGGGTACCAAAAAATGCTCCTAAAGTTACCTGGAAGACAGTGATAGCAGAAAAAGAGTATGTCGGATGGGTTCCTGTAAACGCCAAGCAACTGGTAGGGCACGTGGACAATTCCGCCTATCCGTTGCTGGATGTGAAAATAGCCATGACGGTGGTGACGCCTGCCAATGCCAAAGGACCAGTGCCGGTGCTGATGATGTTTGGCCCCAGCGCCTTGCCCGCTCCGGCACAGCCCCCGAAAGAGAGCCTGGAACAGATAAACGCCGCGCTAAAGAAGTTGCTGATTCTGCAGGACCCTTCGCTTAAGGAGGTGTTTGAGCAGTATCCGGCCTACAATCCCATAGCCTCACAGGTGCCGGCTTTTGGTCCGCCACCCGCAGGAGATCCGCCTACCACCCACCAGCTGCTTCGGGCAGGCTGGGGCTATGCCCTGATCGAGCCAGGAAGTATACAGGCTGACAATGGGGCTGGCCTGACGAAGGGAATCATTGGGCTGGTAAACAAAGGGCAGCCGCGTAGTCCGGAAGATTGGGGTGCTTTACGCGCATGGGCCTGGGGTGCCTCCCGCGGGCTGGACTACCTGGAAACCGATCCGGCCGTAGATGCCTCGCGTGTGGGCATAGAAGGTGTTTCCCGTTTTGGAAAAGCGGCCCTGGTTGCCATGGCCTTTGACCAGCGCTTTTACATGGCGCTGATTGGTTCTTCGGGAGAGGGTGGCGCAAAACTGCACCGGCGCAATTTCGGGGAAGCTGTGGAAAGCCTGACCAGCAGCGCCGAATACCATTGGATGGCGGGTAACTTTCTGAAGTATGGAGCCTCAGACGCTACTTTTGGAAGTAAAAACGCAGGCGACCTGCCGGTTGACGCGCACCAGTTAATCGCCTTATGCGCTCCCCGTTTAACATTTATAAGCTATGGGATTCCTGAAAAAGGAGACGCCAAATGGCTTGACCAGCAGGGGAGCTACATGGCCACCGTCGCGGCCGGACCAGTTTTTAACCTATTAGGAGCGAAAGACCTGGGGGTGGGGCATGATTACAAAACAGCTAAAATGCCTGGTGTGAACGTGAGTTTGCTGGATGGCGCCCTTGCCTGGCGACAGCATGACGGAGGCCACACCGATGCACCTAACATAAAGTACTTTATTCAGTGGGCAGATAGCTGGATGAAGCAAAGCAGAACTTCCGGTTCAAAGCGCTAA